Proteins from a genomic interval of Amphiura filiformis chromosome 9, Afil_fr2py, whole genome shotgun sequence:
- the LOC140160374 gene encoding uncharacterized protein produces MHTNCCTFNRFLQLGLLVTAVICSFTIGTPVEPNARDDSTSQVSEETSQQQQQLFHSQWEGCPGECSHVTNLFCSQRRCLECQMYCLPEETYYSVTNCQTNCPAYFASLQTTEPLKEETHSVSDARTKNMTDVTEPPSITKQIRRTEALVVPSTERLIGTPRLQHGPAWIIAVVIAFVVFILGLAICYRGTRKLQEEDKCEHEQTAKLAHQKNTLNRIKNLDLCGILNGNDDRNRARGVYPENDARHTSEAFV; encoded by the exons ATGCATACCAATTGTTGTACATTTAATCG GTTTCTTcagttaggcctactggtaaCCGCAGTTATATGTTCATTCACAATAGGAACACCAGTAGAACCCAATGCACGTGATGATTCCACGTCACAAGTATCAGAG GAGACTTcccagcagcagcaacaactcTTCCATTCTCAATGGGAAGGTTGTCCTGGAGAGTGCAGTCACGTGACGAACCTATTCTGCAGTCAAAGACGATGCCTAGAATGCCAAATGTACTGCCTACCTGAAGAAACCTACTATTCCGTCACAAACTGCCAAACTAATTGCCCTG CTTATTTTGCATCACTGCAGACAACCGAACCTCTCAAAGAAGAAACGCATTCTGTATCTGATGCCAGAACAAAAAACATGACAGATGTGACAGAACCGCCTTCAATCACAAAGCAGATCAGAAGAACAGAGGCCCTGGTTGTCCCAAGTACTGAGCGTCTTATTGGAACACCTCGTCTGCAACATGGCCCTGCATGGATCATAGCTGTAGTTATTGCCTTTGTGGTGTTCATATTGGGTTTGGCGATTTGCTATCGAGGAACAAGAAAATTACAGGAGGAGGATAAATGTGAACATGAACAAACAGCGAAGTTGGCACACCAGAAAAATACGCTTAATAGAATCAAAAACTTAG ATCTTTGTGGCATTCTTAACGGAAATGACGATAGGAACCGGGCTCGTGGAGTTTACCCAGAAAATGATGCACGCCATACATCAGAAGCTTTCGTTTGA